From Streptomyces asiaticus, one genomic window encodes:
- a CDS encoding sensor histidine kinase — MPSPPHLPRPHRHDVLIGLSGLLGGALMWAMGVHNNQSFFHAPRWLGLIALVVVSACELLRRSRPLVGLGVGTAALSLDILSGGLGVTFLMYTDLVYSAVMYSGPTAARRIPRICWLLTGLATVVPLAIYNDPLALLVGTFVALLTLTPAWTGSVVRNHREEAAAARLETERVALLAELDRREAVASERSRMARELHDMVANHLSAIAIHSSAALSLKDPAATDEALGVIRENSVRGLAEMRRLIGLLRDPGESSEPAATSTLDALDTLLEQARTNARPGGQDIVLCDERPAGAAPLPAPVELAAYRIVQESLTNALKHAAPGRVDVTLAHRADGPLEVSVISPYGDREGPRAPGSGTGLIGMRERVSLLGGTLDAGPVSGPEGMVWRVRAALPLDDESAQSLSAQSVP; from the coding sequence ATGCCGTCCCCTCCCCATCTCCCACGCCCACACCGGCATGACGTCCTCATAGGCCTGAGCGGACTGCTCGGCGGGGCCTTGATGTGGGCGATGGGGGTGCACAACAACCAGTCGTTCTTCCACGCGCCCCGCTGGCTGGGGCTGATCGCGCTGGTCGTGGTCTCCGCGTGCGAGCTGCTGCGGCGTTCGAGGCCCCTCGTCGGCCTGGGCGTGGGGACCGCGGCGCTCTCCCTGGACATCCTCAGCGGCGGGCTGGGCGTGACGTTCCTGATGTACACCGACCTGGTGTACTCGGCCGTCATGTACTCCGGCCCCACCGCCGCCCGGCGGATCCCCCGGATCTGCTGGCTCCTCACGGGCCTGGCCACCGTGGTGCCGCTGGCCATCTACAACGACCCCCTGGCGCTGCTGGTCGGCACGTTCGTCGCGCTGCTCACCCTCACCCCGGCGTGGACCGGGTCGGTGGTCCGCAACCACCGCGAGGAGGCCGCGGCCGCCCGGCTGGAGACCGAACGGGTCGCGCTGCTGGCCGAGTTGGACCGGCGGGAGGCGGTGGCCTCGGAGCGCTCCCGGATGGCGCGCGAACTCCACGACATGGTGGCCAACCACCTCTCGGCCATCGCCATCCACTCCAGCGCCGCGCTCTCCCTCAAGGACCCCGCCGCGACCGACGAGGCGCTCGGCGTCATCCGGGAGAACAGCGTGCGCGGCCTGGCCGAGATGCGCCGGCTGATCGGGCTGCTGCGGGACCCCGGGGAGAGCTCGGAACCGGCCGCCACCTCCACGCTCGACGCGCTCGACACCCTGCTGGAGCAGGCCCGCACCAACGCCCGCCCCGGCGGCCAGGACATCGTCCTGTGCGACGAGCGGCCGGCCGGCGCCGCCCCGCTGCCCGCCCCGGTCGAGCTCGCCGCGTACCGCATCGTCCAGGAGTCGCTCACCAACGCCCTCAAGCACGCCGCGCCCGGCCGGGTGGACGTGACGCTGGCGCATCGCGCGGACGGCCCGCTCGAGGTCAGCGTCATCAGCCCGTACGGCGACCGCGAGGGCCCCCGGGCGCCCGGCTCCGGCACCGGGCTGATCGGGATGCGCGAGCGGGTGTCCCTGCTCGG